Proteins co-encoded in one Juglans regia cultivar Chandler chromosome 16, Walnut 2.0, whole genome shotgun sequence genomic window:
- the LOC109004589 gene encoding uncharacterized protein LOC109004589 yields the protein MYADTGFLFPYFQNFTQEAQQLDEYCKTQRSGASMGNLVQTSISEYDLGGEGDLFKAPEPIIEEPVVTLDPMTAAISIISCGEDVMSTQGLKVADIESLQNEQLLSEVFYECRKDLLEKAAIEAPLSEVLDIKIPLSRTDENQIQENKLPVVPFQKSVSSECLSSMDWMHGAAAKPSFLDFHGMDFGAVYGMRRAFSEGDIKTLGNGMNLIRSPCERQLINSNCTTEERQEKLSRYRNKKTKRNFGRKIKYACRKALADSQPRIRGRFAKTEEPDAKRE from the exons ATGTATGCAGACACCGGGTTTTTGTTTCCTTATTTTCAGAATTTCACTCAGGAAGCTCAACAACTTGATGAATACTGTAAAACCCAGAGGTCCGGTGCTTCAATG GGCAACCTGGTCCAGACCTCTATATCGGAATATGACTTGGGAGGAGAAGGGGATCTGTTCAAAGCTCCTGAACCCATCATTGAAGAACCGGTTGTGACCCTTGATCCAATGACGGCCGCCATTTCAATCATATCTTGTGGGGAAGATGTTATGTCGACCCAAGGACTCAAGGTTGCAGACATTGAATCACTTCAAAATGAGCAGCTTTTGAGTGAGGTTTTCTATGAGTGCAGGAAGGATTTATTGGAAAAAGCCGCAATAGAAGCACCACTCTCTGAGGTCCTGGATATCAAGATTCCTCTTTCAAGGAcagatgaaaatcaaattcAAGAGAACAAACTTCCTGTTGTGCCATTCCAGAAAAGTGTCAGCTCAGAATGTTTAAGCTCAATGGATTGGATGCATGGAGCTGCCGCCAAGCCAAGTTTCCTggattttcatggcatggattTTGGTGCAGTTTATGGAATGCGGAGGGCATTTAGTGAAGGAGACATAAAG ACTCTCGGTAATGGCATGAACCTCATCCGTTCTCCTTGTGAGCGCCAATTAATTAACAGCAACTGCACTACTGAAGAGCGCCAGGAAAAGCTTTCCAGATATAGGAATAAGAAGACAAAGAGGAACTTCGGTCGGAAAATCAAG TATGCTTGCAGGAAGGCTCTTGCTGACAGTCAACCAAGGATTCGTGGAAGGTTTGCAAAGACTGAGGAACCAGATGCCAAGAGGGAGTAA